The Bacteroidota bacterium genome contains the following window.
AGCGGTATTGGGTGATGTATGCACCTGCGTCGGCCCCCCTGATACCATCGTAAATGGATCAAGCACGGTATTAATTGGCGGCAAGCCAGCTGCGCGTATGGGGGACCCAACGGCGCACGGCGGGTCGATTGTAGTAGGGGCACCCAACGTTATTATCAATTAAGCGGAGATACAATCAATGCCTGATAACAGCGATTTTTTAGGTCGAGGCTGGTCATTTCCGCCAACCTTCGTCAAGTCGAAACGATACGGTGGGGATGTTGCACTCGTGGAGGGCAAGCAGGATATCGAACAGAGTCTGGACATTTTGCTACGTACCAGTATTGGCGAACGCGTGATGCAGCCCGAGTA
Protein-coding sequences here:
- a CDS encoding PAAR domain-containing protein; its protein translation is MPPAARIGDFHVCPIVVPPPHVGGPVVGPGVPTVLIGGMPAAVLGDVCTCVGPPDTIVNGSSTVLIGGKPAARMGDPTAHGGSIVVGAPNVIIN